AGTATATCCAAGAAAATAAATTACAGATTTTAGCACAGCCAATTCCTCTGGAAGAGCAACCTGTAAACTTTGATGTAAACAACCCAACTGATTATTCTTTTGAATTTGAAATTGGTATTCAACCGGAAGCAAATATTGATGTTAAAGGCATCAAGGTAAAGCGTTATCAGGTAGAAGTTACCGATAAAATGATTGATGAAGAAATCGAACGCCTTACCTCTCGTTTTGGTAAATACAATACACCTGAAACTGTTGAAGCAGAGGATACAATTATCAGCGCCGATATTCAGGTGACTGAAGGCGAAAATAAAGGTGATACAGCAGTGAATTTAAAGGATATTGCTAAAACCCAACAAAAAGAATTTAAAGGTAAAAAAGTTGGCGATACGATTACTGTTCAGCTAGATAAAGCATTTAAAGGTGATATCTTGAATCGTGTTTTATCTGACCTTAAGTTGGATAAAGAAAATAAGGAAGATGCTAAAAAAGAAGCTACTTTAACGATTACTAAAATTGGTCTCTTAGAAAAAGCAGCCTTAGACGAAGAATTGTTCAAGCAAGTTTACCAAACCAAAGAAATAAAAACGGAAGAAGCGTTTCGCGCTGCTCTAAAAGAAGATTTGGCTAATTATTTCGCTCAACAAGCAAGTGGACAAATTCACGATCAGATCTATCATCATCTAACCGATCATATATCTATTGAATTGCCGGAGCCATTCTTGAAACGTTGGATCGTTGTAAGCAGTGAAGGTAAAAAAACGCAAGTAGAAGCCGATGAAGAGTATCCTGCTTTTGCTAAACAATTACAATGGGCTATCCTTTCTTCTAAATTAAGTGAAGACAACGAAGTAAAAGTTGAACAGCAAGAATTAAAAGATTTTGCACGCCATCAATTAATGAGTTATTTAGGCGGACAAATGGGCCTAAATGGCGATGAGTCTTGGATGGATGAGTATGTAAACAAAATGATGGGCGATCGCAAATTTATCGATGACGCTTATGGTCAAATACGCATCGGTAAATTGTTTGGTGAATTGGAGAAACAAGTGACTGCAAAAGATGAAACTATTACAGAAGAGAAATTTGCTGAACTATTAAAAGAACATCAGCACGCGCATTAATATAGGAATTAGCAAGAAATAACAGAAAATCTACTTCATATTACGGGAGTAGATTTTTTGTTTTTAAACCTATAGAATCAGCATATTATCAAATTTGCAAATTGTTCATCTGCCTTTTTGTCTTGAAAAAATCTATTGCACGAAGTTTGAATAATCTTTTGCTGGCTAAAAGTAATTTTAGGTCAAAAAGTTAATATCTTTCAAATCGAAAAAATAAAATTATGGATATAAAGAAAGAGTTTGAACAATATGCGGTAAAGCATCGGGGCATCAGCAGTGCGACTATGCACAATTATGGCAACAGCTTTACCAATCTTACCCCTTACATTATCGAAGAACGCCCCATGAATGTGGCATCCATGGATGTTTTTAGCCGTTTGATGATGGATAGAATCATTTTTCTTGGTGAAGGCATCAATGATTATGTCGCTAATATTGTAACCGCCCAGTTATTGTTCCTGGATAGTGTAGATAGAACCAGGGATATTCAAATGTATATCAATAGCCCGGGAGGTAGTGTTTATGCAGGTTTAGGCATTTATGATACTATGCAGTTCGTAAGCCCCGATGTTTCGACTATTTGTACAGGTATGGCGGCAAGCATGAGTGCCATTTTAATGGCTGCCGGCGTAAAAGGAAAACGTAGCGCTTTGAAACACAGCCGTATAATGATTCATCAACCAAGTGGCGCTATTGGCGGACAAGCTTCGGACATTCAAATTACTGCAAGAGAAATCAGAAAAATAAAAAATGAATTA
The Arachidicoccus soli DNA segment above includes these coding regions:
- the tig gene encoding trigger factor → MATITRENLAPLNDKLVVTILKDDYLPTFEKSLKGYAKNANIPGFRKGMVPAGLVKKMYGQGILSEEVIKAVDAEINKYIQENKLQILAQPIPLEEQPVNFDVNNPTDYSFEFEIGIQPEANIDVKGIKVKRYQVEVTDKMIDEEIERLTSRFGKYNTPETVEAEDTIISADIQVTEGENKGDTAVNLKDIAKTQQKEFKGKKVGDTITVQLDKAFKGDILNRVLSDLKLDKENKEDAKKEATLTITKIGLLEKAALDEELFKQVYQTKEIKTEEAFRAALKEDLANYFAQQASGQIHDQIYHHLTDHISIELPEPFLKRWIVVSSEGKKTQVEADEEYPAFAKQLQWAILSSKLSEDNEVKVEQQELKDFARHQLMSYLGGQMGLNGDESWMDEYVNKMMGDRKFIDDAYGQIRIGKLFGELEKQVTAKDETITEEKFAELLKEHQHAH
- a CDS encoding ClpP family protease, encoding MDIKKEFEQYAVKHRGISSATMHNYGNSFTNLTPYIIEERPMNVASMDVFSRLMMDRIIFLGEGINDYVANIVTAQLLFLDSVDRTRDIQMYINSPGGSVYAGLGIYDTMQFVSPDVSTICTGMAASMSAILMAAGVKGKRSALKHSRIMIHQPSGAIGGQASDIQITAREIRKIKNELDNIIAEHSGKDPAQVAIDRDRDFWMTASEAKEYGLVDEVLVSNPKKSKNEL